A single genomic interval of Alphaproteobacteria bacterium harbors:
- a CDS encoding ABC transporter permease, translated as MDTINFIVLLLDATIRVSTPLVLAALAGLFAERSGVVNIALEGKMLFAAFFAGAVAATTGSPWLGLLAAMGIAMALALVHAVASVTFRGDQVISGLAINFVAAGLTVTLGHAWFGQGGKTPALEIGQRFAPVDLPLAQSVADVPVLGQLWSELISGHNVLVYLMFVLVPLVSWVVYRTRFGLRLRAVGENPAAVDTAGISVVRMRYLALIVSGALCGIAGAYLSIADGAFFGRDMTAGRGYLALAALIFAKWRPVPVLGACFLFGLLQSLEARLQGWQVPGIGEVPVQVFQALPYVLTVVLLAGFIGKAVAPKAIGRPYVKER; from the coding sequence ATGGACACGATCAACTTCATCGTGCTGCTGCTCGACGCCACCATCCGGGTGTCGACCCCGCTGGTGCTGGCAGCGCTGGCCGGCCTGTTCGCCGAGCGCTCGGGCGTGGTCAACATCGCGCTGGAAGGCAAGATGCTGTTCGCCGCCTTCTTTGCCGGCGCGGTCGCCGCCACCACCGGCAGCCCATGGCTGGGCCTGCTCGCGGCCATGGGCATCGCGATGGCGCTGGCGCTGGTCCACGCGGTGGCCAGCGTCACCTTCCGCGGCGACCAGGTCATCTCCGGCCTGGCCATCAACTTCGTCGCCGCCGGCCTGACCGTCACGCTGGGCCATGCCTGGTTCGGCCAGGGCGGCAAGACGCCGGCGCTGGAGATCGGCCAGCGCTTCGCACCGGTCGACCTGCCGCTGGCGCAGTCGGTGGCCGACGTGCCGGTGCTGGGCCAGCTGTGGTCGGAGCTGATCAGCGGCCACAACGTGCTGGTCTATCTGATGTTCGTGCTGGTGCCGCTGGTCTCGTGGGTGGTCTACCGCACCCGCTTCGGGCTCCGGCTGCGCGCGGTCGGCGAGAACCCGGCCGCCGTCGACACCGCCGGCATCTCGGTGGTGCGGATGCGCTATCTGGCGCTGATCGTCTCCGGCGCGCTTTGCGGCATTGCCGGCGCCTATCTGTCGATCGCCGACGGCGCCTTCTTCGGCCGCGACATGACCGCCGGCCGCGGCTATCTGGCGCTGGCCGCGCTGATCTTCGCCAAGTGGCGGCCGGTGCCGGTGCTCGGCGCCTGCTTCCTGTTCGGCCTGCTGCAGTCGCTGGAGGCGCGGCTGCAGGGCTGGCAGGTGCCCGGCATCGGCGAGGTGCCGGTGCAGGTGTTCCAGGCGCTGCCCTATGTGCTGACGGTGGTGCTGCTGGCCGGCTTCATCGGCAAGGCGGTCGCGCCGAAGGCGATCGGCCGGCCCTATGTGAAAGAGCGATGA
- a CDS encoding thymidine phosphorylase, whose amino-acid sequence MSATPPQTLIAAKRDGGTLSVAEIEAIAQGIASESWSEAQVAAFAMAVFLRGLDRGEQVALTRAMTASGAALDWTDLRDGRPIVDKHSTGGIGDKVSLILAPALAACGCVVPMLSGRGLGHTGGTLDKLESIPGYRCDVPTDQLQRICMEVGCAIVGASADLVPADRRLYAIRDVTATVASLPLIVSSILSKKLAEGLDALVLDVKTGSGAFMVGRAAALELAEALVAVANGAGLPTMARVTDMNQVLGRTAGNALEVGECIAMMRGEPGDERLMRVTSALGGAVLARVGVADSADEGAARIERAITDGLAAERFGRMVAALGGSADLVEDPDAFLPRAPVVRPAVAARAGHVRSIDLQALGMAIVGLGGGRTRPNAPIDPRVGLTDVVAPGDRVDRGQPLATIHAAGEDGWRLAAIQVAAAVVIGDEAPEPAGDAVIEAVEAAA is encoded by the coding sequence ATGAGCGCGACCCCGCCGCAGACGCTGATCGCTGCGAAGCGCGACGGCGGCACGCTGTCCGTCGCCGAGATCGAGGCGATCGCGCAGGGCATCGCCAGCGAGTCCTGGTCGGAGGCGCAGGTCGCCGCATTCGCCATGGCCGTGTTCCTGCGCGGGCTCGACCGCGGCGAGCAGGTGGCGCTGACCCGGGCGATGACCGCCAGCGGCGCCGCGCTGGACTGGACCGACCTGCGCGACGGCCGGCCGATCGTCGACAAGCATTCGACCGGCGGTATCGGCGACAAGGTCAGCCTGATCCTGGCGCCGGCGCTGGCGGCCTGCGGCTGCGTGGTGCCGATGCTGTCCGGCCGCGGGCTCGGCCATACCGGCGGCACGCTCGACAAGCTGGAATCGATCCCCGGCTATCGCTGCGACGTGCCGACCGACCAGCTGCAGCGCATCTGCATGGAGGTCGGCTGCGCCATCGTCGGGGCGTCCGCCGACCTGGTACCGGCCGACCGGCGGCTCTATGCCATCCGCGACGTCACCGCTACCGTCGCATCGCTGCCGCTGATCGTCTCGTCGATCCTGTCGAAGAAGCTGGCCGAGGGCCTCGACGCGCTGGTGCTGGACGTCAAGACCGGGTCCGGCGCGTTCATGGTCGGCCGCGCCGCGGCGCTGGAGCTGGCCGAGGCGCTGGTCGCGGTCGCCAACGGTGCCGGCCTGCCGACCATGGCGCGGGTCACCGACATGAACCAGGTGCTCGGCCGCACCGCCGGCAACGCGCTGGAGGTGGGCGAGTGCATCGCGATGATGCGCGGCGAGCCCGGCGACGAGCGGCTGATGCGCGTGACCTCGGCGCTGGGCGGCGCGGTGCTGGCCAGGGTCGGGGTCGCCGACAGCGCCGACGAGGGTGCGGCGCGGATCGAGCGGGCGATCACCGACGGGCTCGCGGCCGAGCGCTTCGGCCGCATGGTCGCCGCCCTCGGCGGCTCGGCCGACCTGGTGGAGGACCCGGACGCCTTCCTGCCGCGCGCTCCGGTGGTGCGGCCCGCGGTGGCCGCCCGCGCGGGCCATGTGCGCTCGATCGACCTGCAGGCGCTCGGCATGGCCATCGTCGGCCTCGGCGGCGGCCGCACCAGGCCGAACGCGCCGATCGACCCGCGGGTCGGGCTGACCGACGTGGTGGCACCCGGCGACCGCGTCGACCGCGGCCAGCCGCTGGCGACGATCCACGCGGCCGGCGAGGACGGCTGGCGGCTGGCGGCGATCCAGGTCGCCGCCGCCGTCGTCATCGGCGACGAGGCGCCGGAGCCGGCCGGCGACGCGGTGATCGAAGCGGTCGAAGCGGCGGCGTAG
- a CDS encoding ABC transporter permease has protein sequence MSAARAMPRWVDIGLVPLLSVVIAFLISGVIVLVIGQNPLEAVEYLVVGAIGDGYNLGFTLFYTTNFIFAGLAVAVAFHCGLFNIGGEGQAYVAGLGVALVCLHMEGLPFVLILPAAIVAAALFGAGWAFLPALFQAKRGSHIVITTIMFNFIAWSLMNYLLVNVFREPGKMSPETRAFAPEARMPKLSELPGELGALFKNTPVNMAIVWAVVCCVLVYLFVWHTRWGYRLRAVGANETAAVYGGISRTKVIITAMLISGALAGFIALNEVMGASGRLINDYVNGAGFVGIAVALMGRNHPVGIVLAALLFGALYQGGTELQFEMPDISREMVIAIQGLVIMFAGAMDNMVRQPIVALFRRRLADDEDAR, from the coding sequence GTGAGCGCCGCCCGGGCCATGCCGCGCTGGGTCGACATCGGCCTGGTGCCGCTGCTCAGCGTGGTGATCGCCTTCCTGATTTCCGGCGTGATCGTGCTGGTGATCGGCCAGAATCCGCTGGAGGCGGTGGAGTACCTCGTCGTCGGCGCCATCGGCGACGGCTACAACCTGGGCTTCACCCTGTTCTACACCACCAACTTCATCTTCGCCGGGCTGGCGGTCGCGGTGGCGTTCCACTGCGGCCTGTTCAACATCGGCGGCGAGGGCCAAGCCTATGTCGCCGGCCTGGGCGTGGCGCTGGTCTGCCTGCACATGGAGGGCCTGCCCTTCGTGCTGATCCTGCCGGCGGCGATCGTCGCGGCCGCCCTGTTCGGCGCCGGCTGGGCCTTCCTGCCGGCGCTGTTCCAGGCCAAGCGCGGCAGCCACATCGTCATCACGACCATCATGTTCAACTTCATCGCCTGGTCGCTGATGAACTACCTGCTGGTCAACGTGTTCCGCGAGCCCGGCAAGATGAGCCCGGAGACGCGCGCCTTCGCGCCCGAGGCGCGGATGCCGAAGCTGAGCGAGCTGCCGGGCGAGCTGGGCGCGCTGTTCAAGAACACGCCGGTCAACATGGCCATCGTCTGGGCCGTGGTCTGCTGCGTGCTGGTCTATCTGTTCGTCTGGCACACGCGCTGGGGCTATCGGCTGCGTGCGGTCGGCGCCAACGAGACGGCGGCGGTCTACGGCGGCATCTCGCGGACCAAGGTGATCATCACGGCGATGCTGATCTCCGGCGCTCTGGCCGGCTTCATCGCCCTGAACGAGGTGATGGGCGCCAGCGGCCGGCTGATCAACGACTATGTCAACGGCGCCGGCTTCGTCGGAATCGCGGTGGCGCTGATGGGCCGCAACCACCCGGTCGGCATCGTACTGGCGGCACTGCTGTTCGGCGCGTTGTACCAGGGCGGCACCGAGCTGCAGTTCGAGATGCCGGACATCAGCCGCGAGATGGTGATCGCGATCCAGGGCCTGGTGATCATGTTCGCCGGGGCGATGGACAACATGGTGCGCCAGCCGATCGTGGCACTGTTCCGCCGGCGCCTGGCCGACGACGAGGACGCGCGCTAG
- the cdd gene encoding cytidine deaminase, with protein MSAPATLPDGLAPLFARAKAAMANAYAPYSRFPVGACLRCDDGGLYAGCNVENAAYPVGQCAEASAIGAMVTAGGLRIVEAVVIGQGEALCTPCGGCRQRLAEFADWTMPIHICGPEGLRRTFTLRDLLPHGFGPHNLDD; from the coding sequence ATGAGCGCGCCGGCGACGCTGCCGGACGGGCTCGCGCCGCTGTTCGCGCGGGCGAAGGCGGCGATGGCCAACGCCTATGCGCCCTACTCGCGCTTCCCGGTCGGCGCCTGCCTGCGCTGCGACGACGGCGGGCTCTATGCCGGCTGCAACGTCGAGAACGCGGCCTATCCGGTCGGCCAGTGCGCCGAGGCCTCCGCCATCGGCGCGATGGTGACGGCCGGCGGCCTGCGCATCGTCGAAGCGGTGGTGATCGGCCAGGGCGAGGCGCTGTGCACGCCCTGCGGCGGCTGCCGCCAGCGGCTGGCCGAGTTCGCCGACTGGACCATGCCGATCCACATCTGCGGGCCCGAGGGCCTGCGCCGCACATTCACGCTGCGGGACCTGCTGCCGCACGGCTTCGGCCCGCACAACCTCGATGACTGA